CGTAATGTCGACCGGCAGAAACCCGTGTCACACGGCCTTATTCAACGTGACGTTGTGATATATGTAGAACATGCTTTAGATGAGGCGGTATTTGACTGTAGCATCTTCTAAAATGTGCTGATATTGTTAAATCTCAATCAAATTGAGAGAATTTGAGAGACTGAAAAAGTGGTATTCTGCCTGTGGTGCTAATATCCTTAAAATGCTAAACCGAAAGAagtaatattatcatataaattgataatgtaTCACACAAAAGATGCATGCATTTTAGTAATATTAACTGCTACTAAGATGTAGTAGACGATCGATAATCGAATCTTGCGGTATACTCTAGGATCCTTCATGTTGAGTTAATCGGTTATACTTCTGTCGCTGTGGCAAACTGATGTATGCACCAACTTGAGACCATTGTCTCCACATTACAGAGGCGCTTCTAAGTCATCTGTTTCTAAACACTTTAGCTTTCTATAATATTCTCTTCTAGCGACTTTCCTTTATTGTCCTATCATAGAAAGCGATCATACACGGAAATCTAAACCCAGGTCGCTAGAGTGTGTATAAAGGAAgattattttgaaaattatgaAAGTTCTCTAGATGtctgttttctttatgCAGGATATTAAATACAAGTTTGTGCTTAAGAAATTTCCATGAAGATATCGAACTTTATAGTAGGAATTGCATAAATAGATGAATTATGTGCCGCTCGACGTTTATAGATAGCATAAGCACAATGACTTAAAGGTTATAATACTCATTGATATCACTCTGATTATAAAATCGTAATAGATATGCGTATAGGTGAACTAATCTGAATGATGAATATTCACGCCGCAATATGACGTGGTCAGTACTCTCTCCTgtacttttcaaattcaagatATTAAGTTACCATCGGTCTGAGATGATGGGCCCAAGAATATTTGACACAATAACGTTATTTCCTTTACCCGCACTAGACATgagagttttttttctcttaaaTGCAAGTTACAGTATTTTTGTCGCAGATGGAGAATTGTGGTTTGCAAAATATAAACCCTCTTAAGTTCATGTGTTGAAAAGGTTTGCAATTTCGTGTTTAATTTTCATATAAGGACTAAATATCGAAAGTAAATCAAGGTCTCATCTTTCACCACGATACTGTTAACGCAGTCTACTTAGGGTTTAATAGTCATTTTAGAGTGTGCTCTTAACCAAGTTTTGTTAATTTTACTTCTCCTTTATGTTAAGCTCACGATAATAATCTAAGCAGTTCCATCGTTATTCCATCTTAAAGGTCTTGGTTGTGGGCCTGCATAGTTCTTATGCTCCTACAAAGAACTATTAAAGTACCCGTGTAGTTGATTTCTTGAACTATCTAAATTTAAGTTGGCGATAAGTATAGTGGTGAGAACATTCTCGGACCGTAGCGCAAATATAAACTTCCGCAGTGCAAACTTCTTCATGGTTCAAGAAAGAACTTTCGAAGCGCgtcatttgaaaaagccAGCGAAACTAATATGGGCAACACTTCATAATTAAGAGTCATACGTGCTCTCATCTTAACTAGAACTGGTAGCTCTATTTCGAAGAGACATCATGTAATCTAACTACCGCTTCCTgtaaatttgataaaaatacaaattCTATTCTAATGATCTTGAAATGTGCcttattattgaaaaccCATACGACTATGTTCTAGAAATATTAATTATCAACTTCATTTGCCACGATAATTTCTATGCAGGGGAGCATGATGAATAATTACTTTACTCTGTTAAACTTATAAAAAAGGGTAATAATCTATTCCTGTTGCGACTGAGCGAAAAGTATAGGTAAATGCGAAATGGTGCTGTTATGTAATTGCCAGTTACTTTGTGATGCTAGGTCTTTGAGTAAAGTGATGGTAATTCTAGCTAACGTTTTGACCACTGTGACTGCTGCACTCCTGAGCGCATGGGTTGATACGGTTCCACTGGACACATActttaattttaataaGGCATCCGGATTTGGCGACTTCTATTTGAATGTATCTGTAATTTGGGCAAATGAAACTCTTTATGACACCAGAACTGTCCCAGCTATTATCAATGTCCTCCAAAGGCTTGACAATATGGATGCAAACGAACCTACACTTAGTGTAGTTAACCCATACGATACTTCAAGCTTCAATTCTATTTCAACTGCAGTGCCTGCTAGTGAAGAATACAAAAGTAGCATACGTGATGTGCAAAAGATGTGCTACTTATCACACAAGTACCTTGCGCAGGAAGGGTACTCCAAACCGGGGCCATCGCATTACCAGACGAagatatattctttatgAAGCAATGATTGGAGGTGTATCAAGTTCGAAACTGCTGATCCTATGGATTTACATTTTTCTTATGCACAAGGCTTGCTTGTGTTTCTGAGTAGTTAGtttttagatttttgtCAAGTCTGGGGTAAGTTAATTCGAGCAAAATTAACGGCGCGTTATTGTAATACATATGTTGTtcatatattcttttacaAAGAGGTTTGGAATGATGTCACCGGTGTTAGAATGTTAGGAGAATTTCATGTGAATTTTAGTCCAAGTGTTGAAGTTCTCTTCTGCAGTTAGGGCACGTACGTGGCAAAGATATCgttttttgttggaatgaaaatcaactatcgtctatcaactagtagtcatactactagtattTATCATACACGGTGTTAGAATATGACATAtgttatgagaagctgtcatcGAAGTTAGTGGAAgatgaaatgcaaggattgatattgtaataggataatgactgacaacatataaaatgacaataaaagcatatacagaattatgtagaattacgagttccatttattggattcctatatcctcgaggagaacttttagtatattctaaataccaaataatattgcctttatcaacaatggaatcccaacaatcatctcaaaattcacccactTCTCATTTTTGATGTAGTAATCTTAGTAGTCGTTGAGTTTGTATGTTACTTTTCTCAGGTGATGAGGCGTGATGACGATGACAAAAATGGGTTATAATAGGGCGCACTATCATCATGCGTGATTGATATTCAACCAATGTTTAGAGTACTTTAACTCCAGAAAATGGGTCATTATATGCCTAGCATGTATTGTTTTGAGACATTAAGTCTTATCTCAAGACCTTGACGTATAGGAAAGATCTTAACCAAGTGACATTACCTTAAAATTTAAAGTATGTGCCATGTATACCATATACGATAGCAGAATGAGATACAAGCTATACCATACGTCTCTGATCGACATTCATGTATGGTATAGTCTATATCTTTGTTGCTTTAAAGGTTGGCGTATAGTAAGGTAAATGAACTATATGATCAATACTGTGTGTGTAGAGtacaataaaatatatgGGAAGAACATGAAAAGTTCGTATTGTGACATGTTATTGAGGCTATGGTAAGCGTAAGAGAGTTTTGTCTTTATACTCCTGTACATTATATGAGGTCTTGTTAAATTGACTCATAATAATCGAGATTCGTTTCtcaaatataataatatcaaaaaatatgaaattaaaaaaagtttttctgTGGTAGTTTCTAAATActgcaagaaaaaaaacagacGGCCATATGCAACTTTCTCATTATATCTTCCTCCTTTTTATACGTTGTTCTTCAGGCACTAGTCTCTTCcattttctaatttttcctCTAAAGTTTGTGAAAGGAGCAACCGTGTTAATATGGATCCATTTATATACAGGCCACATAGCTTTAGTTGTAGCCCATTTTCTATTTCCCGCTTGGAAGAGCTCATCATCAGATAAAGTATATATCCATTTGTACACTTCGTTTACGGCCTTTCTCAGCTTGGCTCTTTGCTCCTTGATGGAGTAGATTCcgtattttttataaaatgACTGGTATAATCCTCCTAAATTGTTCCATTTATAACCAGGCGCAGGAGTTTCCACATTATACCCAGCAATTTCCTTTGCTTCCCACTCTAATAATAAATTAACCCAGCCCAATTGATAAGAGAGGTTTTCAGAGGGTGTTCTATCCACtgtttcaactttttcgtCTTTTTGAGATTCAGAGattgtttcaaattctgcatcatatttttcatattttttttcaatctcttcctttagttcttttttactGGTATATTCTCTCAtgatagattttttttttcaattgttattattttattcgATTAATTACCAATCTATAGCGATGTAAGTCCTACTATTAGCCGCtattagatttttttctatttgcCAATATTGACTTTTAATCGCATTCATTATTTGatcaaatatatattaGTGTGTGCACacccaaaaaaagaaaatggggaagaaaaaatttgccTGCTTCAATTAGGTTTTTGGTACCTGAAATCCGCTCGAGATTAAGTGCGGCCCTCTCCACCCGATAAGGAATAAAGGGCATGCTTCCTTTTTTGGCTTTACGCACTATTGTCAAATTGTTTATATGAACAGGCTGATATAGAATTCACCCTGAAAACAATGGTAAAGTTTTTCTTATTGCACTTCGCTATCCTAAATTCAGGGTTGagatttctttctctttatgAATTAATGTACGATACGCTTCAGCCCTTCGGCAGTGCATACATATCCTTGCGCGCTGATAGTTGGCCGCGTCACTTTCTTGCGCTCCGCAGCATCATTGTTCTTTGACGTAAGAACGCAAACTCTGGCATTATGGAATGCATACCGGTATCTGATAATAAAGATCTTGGATGCTTTCTTATAGGCCATCTAGAATCATGTCAGCACAAGAAACAACCATATTCCACTACTGAGGCTATTATAATAGTACCATATACTTACAGCGTTAGACGATAACaacaaatataatattaattGAGCAAAGTTCTTTACTGTCATTCAAATGGGTGAGTAAGAGTAAAAATTgacaatgaaaaaacatCTATGAATGAAATCAAGGGAAGTTTCTGAAGTAAAGATTGACCATTATTCACTACTAGTAGTCGCGTTATTAAGATAATATACTGAATGGAGTTAAAGATGAGataaatgatgagaaacaGTCAGCGAGTATAATGGAACATGAAGCGCAAGAGCTGATTTTGTAAtaagataatgaatgaaaacGTGTAAAACagacaaagaaataaaacagATTAATGTGTAGAATTATCGATTTCCTTTTATGGATCTCTATGTCCCCGAGGAGCACTTCTAGTGTATTATGTAtaagtaataatattatctCAAGCAATAATGAATTCCCAATAATTATATATGACGCATTTAATTTCAGCTCTATGTGCATAACAATAAAATGGAAGATCAAAAATTACACTCTTCACACATAAGTGTAAAATATAGAATCATTTAATCAATATAGCATCCTGCATATGATTGTGcgtgttttttttttcattttgagcAGAGGAGATTGAGCAAGGATTCACGCTTGCTTAAAGTATCCTTGACTTGAAAAGGAAGTTAAAATCGCATAAGAAATGCAATAACTTTATCGGTACGCCATATAGCATATAGAAATTTTTTAGTAGTATTATAGAAGAGGTGATTGAAACGAGGTAGTACGCGTACCAAAACAATGGTGACTAGTGAGATACATTCCCAAATTATCCCTGTACTCTTGTGATTTCGCATCAATTTTCCATATGTGAATTACAGGATTCCAAAGGCAGGATCTCTGATCTACTGTTTTCTATAACTTCTTTGATTCCATCTGATATTACGCCTAAAAAGTATAAGTCTTTCAACGACTTATACTTCATAATTACACAATACGGTTACACATATAGGTATCTTAAAATGATCACAAGAGTGATTCAAATAAGTGTGAAGTACCTTCATCACCATTCACTGAATATTAGTATATTTAGATGCACGAAATGGGTACTTTTTAAATACCAAGCATTTACgatttccattttttttctttcctatAAAAAGATTCTATCATGGTTAGTCTGAAGAGTCAATGGTACTACAAAAATTTATAAAGAGGTTCGAAAAGGCTTGATATGCCAACATACACTAAAAATGACTTATGGTTTCGTTTAATTATTTTGGCTTCACATAATTGCGAGATTATGTGTGGTATGGCGTCATAATCTGTTctgcttcttcaaaatttgggCAGCAGTATCATGGACACTTTCGTGTAAACTTCTGAACTCATAGCCAAGTATTTTCCTCGTTGCACTATTATCTGTAGTTGAACCGCGGTCAATGACTTGATCACCTGTGCCAGGCTTACCCAAAGGAATGAGACCTCTTAATTGTGGAAAATCTTCGTTCAAAATATCCAGGATATCTTGGTTTCCAAATTTACCGTTGGTTACCACTAATCTTTTACCCGCGGTATTTTCCTTCTGGAAAGCATACAGATGAGCTAGGGCCACATCCCTTacatcaataaaaatggaatgaaaatcaggAACACTGGCATTTGCTGGGGTATGAATTAGGCCATTGATCATTTCGCAAGAAGTATTCAAATGGCCATGCACATCTTCATCGAAAAGTTGAGGACCAAAAACAAGAGAAGGGTTGACTGTTGTTAGTTTGAACTTGATGTGATCttcattctcttttgtGAACTCCCAGGCAGCCTTTTCAGCAAACTTCTTGGATGCAAAGTAAGCATTTATCCCATCAGTTTGACAGCTTTCCCAGGTTGCTTCGTTCCAACTCTCTTCTGTAAAAACCACACTGGGATCGTTCATCTTTGCAAGGGTTATAATAGCAGTACAAGAAGAAGTTACAACAACACGCTCTACAGTGTCTGCTGCATATTTCTTGATAGAATTTAGGATGTTTTTTGTACCTTCTAATGCGGGAATCAATAAgtctttttcatattcGGTAGTATCATAATGAAAAGGAGAGGCCGTGTGTAGAACATACCTAATCTCACGTCCACGTTTCTGCAGAACATTATCGAAAGCATTTGGATGAGAAATGTCCGGAACAATTTCTAAAGTTAAATTAGGGTTATGTTGAAATTGTCTTAGCAattttgcttctttttcatggGATCTCACAGTTCCAATAACCTTATAATCTTGTTTTAACAATTGTGACAGGATATGCAAAGCAATAAAACCTGAAGCGCCAGAAACTAGAACTGTATCAGACATGGTGTGAAACGAAGCGAAAGCTTTCAGTTAATCTAGAAGGAGGAACCAAAGTTGTTGAACGGATTAGGTAAGGGAGGACGGTAGTACAGGTATGCTTATATAGTGGAAAAGTATTCTTCGAACTTTccgatgaaaaaaaaagaatcgaAACGGACCTTGTGACAAAGCTCGCAGGGGCCTGTATTATATCATATCCTTTTacaaacaaattttttaaaaagaaaagaaacaatttcttctctctCAGAAAATAATCGTATTATCGATTCTGTCGTTTTACACACTTTACTgttagttttcttttctgcatCGCGTTACCTACTCTCTACCATAATAGTCAAAATGTACGATCGCATGCATGTTCGCTGCGGCACCCAAAATAGATAGAGTGGATTACAATTTAAGCTATAGAacataaacaaaaagtatatgcaaataaaaaaggCTTGAAcaaatcaagaaagaaggagGGCAAgacagtttttttttgtgaaTTTTTACAGTCCATTTATTGTAACTTAGAAATTAAATTGTGCGACTGGCCATTGTTACTGTATTTAATAATGTTGTATAACACTCTAAGATTCCGTAATGATTCAAAAGCAGAGATTCGTTGGCTCTAGAGTCTTAAACAAACTTACGCAACTACATATATTCATGATTCAAACAGAAGGTACCCTTTAAGGTTAGCAATACGAACTCTAATCTGCTTTAAGCAGATGTGCAACTGTCTTCATGTGGTTAATTCATGTGCTATCGtattaaaaaaagtttCCCTTCTCACGTGTCAATAAAGCACCACGAAAACATTCAATACTAGTGTTTTTCGCACCGAAACTTGCCAAATAGGCGCACTTATGCAGAACAATAATTGAAATGCCCAACGTGACACATTCCAAGgtaactttgaaaaatcgTAAGCGCCATTCGTGAAACAGAATAGTGTTATACCAGTGAGAGTAATAGCGAAATCAACTTAAGCAGATATTGCTACTTTAATCCGCTTATGATGAATCCATACCCATCTTTTAGCAACTTTGGACGAGAAATTAGTTCTCTTTTGGGCAATGTTCGTCAGTAAGTTGGAGAAAAGATCTGTTCAAAAAGAGTCAACTTGAAGTAATGTctcagaaaaaaatgatagtATTGCTTGCTCAAGCACTAATTATATCTTTTCCTTGTCAAAAGTACAAGTTATGTGCCTCCGTCGAAAATATTTTAAGTAGAAATATTAGGTACCAAaagaagtgaaaaattaaagcTACTCTTATTTGGGTCACACTGACttaaaaattaaagataAATGTTTAGATGTTTCTTCCACAGCCCTGTTAAATACCTTGCGGCTGAAATATCGATATGGACATCTGTAGTCAATTGCCTGTACTTCCTGATATGCGAGAGATTGAATTAACTGAATTTATTatgttaaaaaaatcattaataaaactaaaaaataaaattaaaataaaactacTCTAGAAAAATACAGTTATATATCCCGCCTTTTATTGTATCAGTAGATGGGTTCCATTTTTAAAAGTTAAGAGGCCTTCTTTACAAGCAGTTCTTTAGTAACTCGTAATTATatctaattttttcaatgaaattaATATTATCTTTCGAAATAAATGTCTAATATCCATCAGTTACTAAAAGTATAAatttataatattaatcATGTTGCTTTAAAACTATCACATAAGGTGGTAAAGGAAATACACAAAATATGGAACTGAAAGTACGAGGTTCAAAGTGTCATCTTATCGATAGAATCCGAAACGCAACGATCAGTAATAGAACAGGATATCATTAACttatagaagaaaaaaaaattgttttcaATACTAAATAAAACTACCGATTTTCTTCTGTGGATTCCCGAAATATATGGGAAGCGAGTTTACTATTACCTTTATACATAATATTAACTATCTctgatgaaaatttaaCTCCAAACCATGCCACAAAATTTAActtgttttgaaaaagaaaggaagtGTAAGCTGCATTTTTAgtcttcaaaagaaaatgcaaATTCTTCAACTCTACTTGAATCATATATGTACTGAAAACTCTTATCTTAAAATTTATTACTACTACTAAATGAATAAGCATAAATagtagattttttttaaaatgaATCAGCACACTTAAGCACTATGGAGTGCTAAATTTAATTTCATCTCAACAAATTTTCGGAATTGCATGCTATTTGTTTAACTACTATCTTACTTCCACTGGTCCACAGGACTCCCAGGCTTCCTTGCCTTGTGGAACcagtttttttctatcGAGACGAAATTCTCCAGTCTAGTGATATTCCCTATGAGAATGGAACACAGATAAGCAAGGGAGTAGTGCTGATTAATGCGTTGAGAGTGCCAACAGAAAGAACAGAAGCCTGTTTGGGCAGGATATGTACAAGAATGaggaatttttctttgacagGGCTAATTTtgtagttttcttttgagcgAAACTTAAATAGCAttttagattcaaaaaaaatgcgtTACCTAGCCATTGAGCATTAAACTGAGCCCTTAAATTCAGGAGGCACTATCAACCCCTGCCACAGAATATTTACTAGGTATAAGTGTTTAATAGTTGCAAGAGCCAAGTACATAGATGAAATTATTCAACAGAAGATTCAAAGcgtaaaataaaatatattaGCGCCATCCACTGGCCTctgtattcttttcttttctttctttttgttttttgaacaagaaaaatggtACCCGGGTATCGAAGATGTTTCATTACACAAAACCTTGGCACATGATTCAATTCACCCTAACATCAATTAACTCTATTCGAGCAACATGTGTAGCTAACTGCAGCTATCTCGTTTCTATATCGCACTCATTCTTGATTGTGGTATCTAATTTCGAATGCCTTAGTGATAGTGAACGGCATCGCAAGCTTCCACGGGTAGGTACGACTCTCAGCACATCATTGCTATTTCACTTCAGCttgggaaaaaaaactgtaACATTATCCCGCGGCAATCGTTTAGAGCATACCAATATAGGCTAAGACAATAGCTTCCGAACGAGGGtccttgaaaaagaaatatgaCAGGCACGTAAAAGGGTTCTTTCGAAGGCACATGGGCACCCCTATAACGTCGATCTTACATTGCACGCATACGAATACACATTGGCGCCGTAAAACATACCTTCATATACGAAGTTTGTGACGAATGCACCAATCGTTCAAGGACAAGTTCATTTCTATAGTTACGGTGGATAAGGTGTGATAGATGAGATATGTAGGATCTTGGGGTGAGAAAAGAGTGTCAGTCAGTGGTTCGTTTGGGCAGCACCAGCTGGTGAAGGAATTTGTATAAATAGGGCTGCTATGGTCACCCATCTGTGAATATTTCGTCCTTACCTTACTCATATGTAAGTCTATATCACCactaagaaacaaaacaaacacAATGGTCAAATTAACTTCAATTGCCGCTGGTGTCGCTGCCATTGCTGCCGGTGCCTCCGCCACCACCACTCTAGCTCAATCCGACGAAAGAGTCAACCTGGTTGAGTTGGGTGTCTACGTCTCCGATATCAGAGCTCATTTGGCCCAATATTACTTGTTCCAAGCCGCCCACCCAACTGAAACATACCCAGTCGAAGTTGCTGAAGCTGTCTTCAACTACGGTGATTTCACCACCATGTTGACCGGTATTGCCCCAGACCAAGTGACCAGAATGATCACTGGTGTGCCATGGTACTCCACCAGATTAAAGCCAGCTATCTCTAAGGCTCTATCTAAGGATGGTATCTACACTGTCGCCAAATAGAGACAGACGCCTTTACGAACGAAATTCTATAGACATTGAGTAacgaaaaaacaaaaaaagcttttttttgctgCCATGAAAACagtttattatatataaatgtatattaatattataaacCTGCCTGACAAATGCTGTGCATATACCATTAGCCGAAATACAATAGCCTCGAAACGAAATTCATTTTTGCTGCAGTGTATTATCCTGGTGTCCGTCGCACTTATAAGCAGTGTGGGCCAGATCGGTAGAGATGCATTAGTATTTGGACTCTCTTCCTAGGAAGTGAGTTGACAGTATCGGGTGACCTATATGTCTCTAACGATAAAGAGTACTGAAGTTCGGAAATGTAACTTGGCGGCAAAAAGAGGTCAAGTTTTAATACAGTCAATTTAAGAATTACAGagaataacaaaaaaaaaaggaagtaACTTTTTTATCTCATTTGAAATAATTGTTTTA
The Saccharomyces mikatae IFO 1815 strain IFO1815 genome assembly, chromosome: 4 genome window above contains:
- the SMKI04G7280 gene encoding uncharacterized protein (similar to Saccharomyces cerevisiae YEL073C), whose amino-acid sequence is MVLLCNCQLLCDARSLSKVMVILANVLTTVTAALLSAWVDTVPLDTYFNFNKASGFGDFYLNVSVIWANETLYDTRTVPAIINVLQRLDNMDANEPTLSVVNPYDTSSFNSISTAVPASEEYKSSIRDVQKMCYLSHKYLAQEGYSKPGPSHYQTKIYSL
- the IRC4 gene encoding Irc4p (similar to Saccharomyces cerevisiae IRC4 (YDR540C)), whose product is MREYTSKKELKEEIEKKYEKYDAEFETISESQKDEKVETVDRTPSENLSYQLGWVNLLLEWEAKEIAGYNVETPAPGYKWNNLGGLYQSFYKKYGIYSIKEQRAKLRKAVNEVYKWIYTLSDDELFQAGNRKWATTKAMWPVYKWIHINTVAPFTNFRGKIRKWKRLVPEEQRIKRRKI
- the SMKI04G7300 gene encoding carbonyl reductase (NADPH-dependent) (similar to Saccharomyces cerevisiae YDR541C); its protein translation is MSDTVLVSGASGFIALHILSQLLKQDYKVIGTVRSHEKEAKLLRQFQHNPNLTLEIVPDISHPNAFDNVLQKRGREIRYVLHTASPFHYDTTEYEKDLLIPALEGTKNILNSIKKYAADTVERVVVTSSCTAIITLAKMNDPSVVFTEESWNEATWESCQTDGINAYFASKKFAEKAAWEFTKENEDHIKFKLTTVNPSLVFGPQLFDEDVHGHLNTSCEMINGLIHTPANASVPDFHSIFIDVRDVALAHLYAFQKENTAGKRLVVTNGKFGNQDILDILNEDFPQLRGLIPLGKPGTGDQVIDRGSTTDNSATRKILGYEFRSLHESVHDTAAQILKKQNRL
- the PAU10 gene encoding seripauperin PAU10, coding for MVKLTSIAAGVAAIAAGASATTTLAQSDERVNLVELGVYVSDIRAHLAQYYLFQAAHPTETYPVEVAEAVFNYGDFTTMLTGIAPDQVTRMITGVPWYSTRLKPAISKALSKDGIYTVAK